A DNA window from Actinomadura coerulea contains the following coding sequences:
- a CDS encoding metal ABC transporter permease, giving the protein MSEMLQYDFMRVALAMAVLIGLTAPAVGTFVVQRRLSLLGDGIGHIALTGIGLGLLTSTSPVLGALVVSVLGAVAIEVLRARSRSGADAVLALLFYGGLAGGVILTSVDGGGSAGLQSYLFGSISSVTVSDLYVVAGLAAVVLAIVAVFGRELFLLCQDEELARAAGLPVRFLSVLIAATAAVTVVISMRAIGLLLVSALMVVPVAAAQQLTRGFWSTMLAATGIGVLSAVAGLAGSFQYDLPPGPSIVLLALAVFVAAVAGGSVVRRRRSRAAADAVTAGGDGPGAPPRVDAEAEVLRG; this is encoded by the coding sequence GTGAGCGAGATGCTGCAGTACGACTTCATGCGCGTCGCCCTGGCCATGGCGGTGCTGATCGGGCTGACCGCCCCCGCCGTGGGCACGTTCGTGGTCCAGCGCAGGCTGTCCCTGCTCGGCGACGGCATCGGCCACATCGCGCTGACCGGCATCGGGCTGGGGCTGCTCACCAGCACCTCCCCCGTCCTCGGCGCGCTGGTGGTGTCGGTCCTCGGCGCCGTCGCGATCGAGGTCCTGCGGGCGCGCAGCCGCAGCGGCGCGGACGCCGTGCTCGCCCTGCTGTTCTACGGCGGGCTGGCGGGCGGTGTCATCCTGACGAGCGTCGACGGCGGCGGCTCGGCGGGCCTGCAGTCCTACCTGTTCGGCTCGATCAGCAGCGTGACGGTGAGCGACCTGTACGTCGTCGCGGGGCTCGCCGCGGTCGTGCTGGCGATCGTCGCGGTGTTCGGCCGCGAGCTGTTCCTGCTCTGCCAGGACGAGGAGCTCGCGCGGGCGGCCGGGCTGCCCGTCCGGTTCCTCAGCGTGCTGATCGCCGCGACCGCCGCGGTCACGGTGGTGATCTCGATGCGCGCGATCGGCCTGCTGCTCGTGAGCGCGCTGATGGTCGTCCCGGTGGCCGCGGCGCAGCAGCTCACGCGGGGATTCTGGAGCACCATGCTGGCCGCGACGGGGATCGGTGTACTGTCGGCCGTGGCGGGCCTGGCGGGTTCCTTCCAGTACGATCTTCCCCCGGGCCCCTCGATCGTGCTGCTGGCGCTGGCGGTGTTCGTGGCCGCGGTCGCCGGGGGCTCGGTGGTGCGCCGCCGGCGTTCCCGCGCCGCGGCCGATGCCGTGACCGCGGGGGGCGACGGGCCCGGCGCCCCGCCGCGCGTGGATGCCGAGGCGGAGGTGCTGAGGGGATGA
- a CDS encoding OsmC family protein: MATTRTANAHWEGSLLDGQGTVSLDSSKLGTYDVTWASRSQEPDGRTSPEELIAAAHSTCYSMALSHGLAGAGTPPEKVDTKAEVTFQPGEGITGIHLTVRASVPGLSASDFEKAAQTAKEGCPVSKALTGTKITLDAALV, from the coding sequence ATGGCTACGACACGCACCGCGAACGCGCATTGGGAAGGCTCTCTCCTGGACGGCCAGGGGACCGTCTCGCTGGACTCCTCGAAGCTCGGCACCTACGACGTGACCTGGGCGTCGCGGTCGCAGGAGCCGGACGGCCGGACGAGCCCCGAGGAGCTCATCGCCGCCGCGCACTCCACCTGCTACTCGATGGCGCTCTCGCACGGCCTCGCCGGAGCCGGCACCCCGCCGGAGAAGGTGGACACCAAGGCCGAGGTCACCTTCCAGCCGGGCGAGGGCATCACCGGCATCCACCTGACCGTCCGGGCCAGCGTCCCCGGCCTGTCCGCGTCCGACTTCGAGAAGGCCGCCCAGACCGCCAAGGAGGGCTGCCCCGTAAGCAAGGCCCTCACAGGCACCAAGATCACCCTGGACGCGGCCCTGGTCTGA
- a CDS encoding Fur family transcriptional regulator, translating to MTTARRDAVRQVLAGCEGFRSAQDIYADLRADGSKIGLTTVYRALQALSDAGEVDVLRTDEGEAVYRACRTEQHHHHLVCRDCGRTVEVEGPAVERWADTIAAEHGFVDITHTVEVFGTCANCAAKPS from the coding sequence ATGACGACGGCCCGCCGGGACGCGGTACGGCAGGTGCTGGCCGGCTGCGAGGGCTTCCGCAGCGCCCAGGACATCTACGCCGACCTGCGCGCCGACGGTTCCAAGATCGGCCTCACCACCGTCTACCGGGCGCTGCAGGCGCTCAGCGACGCGGGCGAGGTCGACGTGCTGCGCACCGACGAGGGCGAGGCCGTGTACCGCGCCTGCCGCACCGAGCAGCACCACCACCACCTGGTCTGCCGCGACTGCGGACGGACGGTGGAGGTCGAGGGCCCGGCCGTGGAGCGCTGGGCCGACACGATCGCCGCCGAGCACGGCTTCGTCGACATCACCCACACCGTCGAGGTCTTCGGGACGTGCGCGAACTGCGCCGCGAAGCCGTCCTGA
- a CDS encoding DUF6703 family protein, with the protein METRGERPTGLRAAVERRSAAPVVFLHRMPRWVLLAAVFVLLVVGMAGTGWVAAAGLLVLAAALGWFAYLNWPTLDGPGRILRLAALAVLVGFALGRGIGRF; encoded by the coding sequence GTGGAGACGAGAGGTGAGCGGCCGACCGGGCTGCGGGCGGCCGTCGAGCGGCGCAGCGCGGCGCCGGTGGTGTTCCTGCACCGGATGCCGCGGTGGGTCCTGCTCGCCGCCGTGTTCGTGCTGCTGGTGGTCGGCATGGCCGGAACCGGCTGGGTGGCCGCGGCCGGGCTGCTGGTGCTCGCCGCCGCGCTCGGCTGGTTCGCCTACCTGAACTGGCCCACGCTGGACGGTCCGGGAAGGATCCTGCGCCTCGCCGCGCTGGCCGTCCTGGTGGGATTCGCCCTGGGACGCGGCATCGGTCGGTTTTGA
- a CDS encoding metal ABC transporter solute-binding protein, Zn/Mn family, translating to MPPLRAALRTAPAAALALAGFAAGLTACADADAGADVPPGRTAVVASFYPMAWLAGKVGGGDVSVRTLTRPGTEPHDLELTARQVANVQDADYAVYVKGVQPAVDDAVRKHAKGRSLDAASLVPKLPPPGETDDEEAHDGLRHREASYDPHIWLDPSRMATVAAALGERLAAADPAHAAGYRERARATAQALTGLDREFQDGLRSCARREIVTAHAAFGYLAARYRLRQIPVAGVDPSGEPSPKRLAGLVRLVSSTGATTVFTETLASTRVAASLAREAGVRTAVLDPAEGPPESASGDYMTIMRENLRTLRPALECS from the coding sequence GTGCCCCCACTCCGCGCAGCCCTGCGAACCGCGCCGGCGGCGGCGCTCGCCCTGGCCGGGTTCGCGGCGGGCCTGACGGCCTGCGCCGACGCCGACGCCGGCGCCGACGTCCCGCCCGGCAGGACCGCGGTGGTCGCGTCCTTCTACCCGATGGCCTGGCTCGCCGGGAAGGTCGGCGGCGGCGACGTGTCCGTCCGGACGCTCACCAGGCCCGGAACCGAGCCGCACGACCTGGAGCTGACGGCGCGGCAGGTCGCGAACGTCCAGGACGCCGACTACGCCGTCTACGTCAAGGGCGTCCAGCCCGCCGTGGACGACGCGGTCCGCAAACACGCGAAGGGCAGGTCACTCGACGCGGCGAGCCTCGTCCCGAAGCTCCCCCCGCCCGGCGAGACCGACGACGAGGAGGCCCACGACGGCCTACGGCACCGCGAGGCGTCCTACGACCCGCACATCTGGCTCGACCCGAGCCGGATGGCGACCGTGGCCGCCGCGCTGGGCGAGCGGCTGGCCGCCGCCGACCCCGCCCACGCGGCCGGCTACCGGGAGCGCGCCCGCGCCACGGCACAGGCGCTGACCGGCCTCGACCGCGAGTTCCAGGACGGCCTGCGGTCCTGCGCGCGCCGGGAGATCGTCACCGCGCACGCCGCGTTCGGCTACCTCGCGGCCCGCTACCGGCTCCGGCAGATCCCGGTCGCGGGCGTGGACCCGTCCGGCGAACCGTCCCCGAAGAGGCTGGCCGGGCTGGTGCGGCTCGTCTCCTCCACCGGCGCGACGACGGTCTTCACCGAGACCCTGGCCAGCACGAGGGTGGCCGCGAGCCTGGCGCGGGAGGCGGGCGTGCGGACGGCCGTCCTCGACCCGGCCGAGGGCCCGCCGGAAAGCGCGTCCGGCGACTACATGACGATCATGCGAGAAAACCTGCGGACCCTGCGGCCCGCCCTGGAGTGCTCATGA
- a CDS encoding antibiotic biosynthesis monooxygenase family protein, with the protein MIAITRYRVPDEESGGFAESMTAVLEALAASTGFRSGRLARTVDDPGLWALVTEWEGAGHYRRALGAYEVRLRFMPLAALAVDEPGAYEVVSSA; encoded by the coding sequence ATGATCGCGATAACCCGGTACCGGGTCCCGGACGAGGAGTCCGGCGGCTTCGCCGAGAGCATGACCGCGGTGCTGGAGGCCCTGGCCGCGAGCACCGGCTTCCGCTCCGGCCGCCTCGCCCGGACCGTCGACGACCCCGGGCTGTGGGCCCTCGTCACCGAGTGGGAGGGCGCCGGGCACTACCGCCGCGCGCTCGGCGCCTACGAGGTGCGGCTCCGGTTCATGCCGCTCGCCGCCCTCGCCGTGGACGAGCCCGGCGCCTACGAGGTGGTCTCCTCAGCCTGA
- a CDS encoding glycine--tRNA ligase: MARRSDVLDTIVNLAKRRGLVYPSSEIYGGLRASWDYGPLGVELKNNVKRQWWKSMVQGRDDVVGLDSCVILAREVWEASGHVQAFVDPLTECQSCHKRFRADHLEEAYEEKHGRPPANGLADISCPNCGVKGSFTEPKMFNGLLKTYLGPVEDESGLAYLRPETAQGIFINYLNVQQSARRKVPFGIGQVGKSFRNEITPGNFIFRTREFEQMEMEFFVKPGSDEEWHQYWIDERMQWYVDLGIRKENLRLFEHPQEKLSHYSKRTVDVEYRFDFVGSEWGELEGIANRTDYDLTTHSKASGADLSFFDQESGERFTPFVIEPAAGVDRCTLTFMMDAYAEDEAPNAKGKMEKRAVMRLDRRLAPVKVAVLPLSRNSDLSPKARDLAAQLRRNWNVDFDDAGAIGRRYRRQDEIGTPFCVTVDFDTLEDDAVTVRERDSMSQERIALSQVESFLAAQLVGC; the protein is encoded by the coding sequence ATGGCACGCCGTTCCGATGTGCTGGACACGATCGTCAACCTCGCCAAGCGGCGGGGCCTGGTCTACCCGTCGAGCGAGATCTACGGCGGGCTCCGCGCCTCCTGGGACTACGGCCCCCTCGGCGTCGAGCTGAAGAACAACGTCAAGCGCCAGTGGTGGAAGTCGATGGTGCAGGGCCGCGACGACGTCGTCGGCCTCGACTCGTGCGTCATCCTGGCGCGCGAGGTCTGGGAGGCCAGCGGCCACGTCCAGGCGTTCGTCGACCCGCTCACCGAGTGCCAGTCCTGCCACAAGCGCTTCCGGGCCGACCACCTGGAGGAGGCCTACGAGGAGAAGCACGGCCGCCCGCCCGCGAACGGCCTCGCCGACATCTCCTGCCCCAACTGCGGCGTGAAGGGCTCGTTCACCGAGCCGAAGATGTTCAACGGGCTGCTCAAGACCTACCTCGGCCCCGTCGAGGACGAGTCGGGCCTGGCCTACCTGCGTCCCGAGACCGCGCAGGGCATCTTCATCAACTACCTGAACGTCCAGCAGTCCGCGCGCCGCAAGGTGCCGTTCGGCATCGGCCAGGTCGGCAAGTCGTTCCGCAACGAGATCACGCCCGGCAACTTCATCTTCCGGACCCGCGAGTTCGAGCAGATGGAGATGGAGTTCTTCGTCAAGCCCGGCAGCGACGAGGAATGGCACCAGTACTGGATCGACGAGCGCATGCAGTGGTACGTCGACCTCGGCATCCGCAAGGAGAACCTGCGGCTGTTCGAGCACCCGCAGGAGAAGCTGTCCCACTACTCCAAGCGCACCGTCGACGTGGAGTACCGCTTCGACTTCGTCGGCAGCGAGTGGGGCGAGCTGGAGGGCATCGCCAACCGCACCGACTACGACCTGACGACGCACTCCAAGGCGTCCGGCGCCGACCTGTCGTTCTTCGACCAGGAGTCCGGCGAGCGGTTCACCCCGTTCGTGATCGAGCCCGCGGCGGGCGTCGACCGCTGCACGCTCACCTTCATGATGGACGCCTACGCCGAGGACGAGGCGCCCAACGCCAAGGGCAAGATGGAGAAGCGCGCCGTCATGCGGCTCGACCGGCGGCTCGCCCCGGTGAAGGTCGCGGTGCTGCCGCTGTCGCGCAACAGCGACCTGTCCCCGAAGGCCCGCGACCTCGCCGCGCAGCTGCGCCGCAACTGGAACGTCGACTTCGACGACGCGGGGGCCATCGGCCGCCGCTACCGGCGCCAGGACGAGATCGGCACCCCGTTCTGCGTCACCGTCGACTTCGACACCCTGGAGGACGACGCGGTGACCGTCCGGGAGCGCGACTCGATGAGCCAGGAGCGCATCGCGCTCAGCCAGGTCGAGTCGTTCCTCGCCGCGCAGCTCGTCGGCTGCTGA
- a CDS encoding isoprenyl transferase, translating into MSRAVSPPDPHRDGATPPPIPADLVPRHIAIVMDGNGRWAKERGLPRTEGHKRGEDSLFDVIMGAIELGVPYLSAYAFSTENWKRSPDEVRFLMGFNRDVIRRRRDQLNAMGVRVRWAGRRPRLWRSVIRELETAEEMTRDNDVLTLQFCVNYGGRAEIADAAAAIARDVRDGRLDPGKINEKVFARYLDEPGIPDVDLFLRSSGEQRTSNFLLWQSAYAEMVFLDTLWPDFDRRHLWHACELYASRDRRYGGAVPNAVFSGQTPRGA; encoded by the coding sequence TTGAGCAGGGCCGTATCGCCGCCGGATCCGCACCGGGACGGCGCCACCCCGCCCCCCATCCCCGCGGACCTGGTGCCGCGGCACATCGCCATCGTCATGGACGGCAACGGCCGCTGGGCCAAGGAGCGCGGCCTGCCGCGCACCGAGGGGCACAAGCGCGGCGAGGACTCGCTCTTCGACGTGATCATGGGCGCGATCGAGCTCGGCGTCCCGTACCTGTCGGCGTACGCCTTCTCCACCGAGAACTGGAAGCGCTCACCCGACGAGGTGCGCTTCCTCATGGGCTTCAACCGGGACGTGATCCGCCGCCGCCGCGACCAGCTCAACGCGATGGGCGTGCGGGTGCGCTGGGCGGGCCGGCGTCCGCGGCTGTGGCGCAGCGTCATCAGGGAGCTGGAGACGGCGGAGGAGATGACGCGCGACAACGACGTCCTCACCCTGCAGTTCTGCGTGAACTACGGGGGCCGCGCCGAGATCGCCGACGCCGCCGCCGCCATCGCCCGGGACGTGCGGGACGGCCGGCTCGACCCCGGCAAGATCAACGAGAAGGTCTTCGCCCGCTACCTCGACGAGCCCGGCATCCCCGACGTCGACCTGTTCCTGCGCTCCTCCGGCGAGCAGCGCACGTCCAACTTCCTGCTCTGGCAGTCCGCCTACGCCGAGATGGTGTTCCTCGACACCCTCTGGCCGGACTTCGACCGCCGCCACCTCTGGCACGCCTGCGAGCTCTACGCCAGCCGCGACCGCCGCTACGGAGGGGCTGTGCCCAATGCGGTTTTTTCGGGTCAGACGCCCAGGGGCGCCTGA
- a CDS encoding DUF1906 domain-containing protein, whose translation MRHAVLFSVSSGAAAVAAALTVAGTAPARLAPHQAASLALSGTAGSAEGPHGRVVEYRGLRVPVPAGWEVHRLDRHPTRCVRYDRHAVYLGRPGPQPDCPARAVGRTEAVHIQPAGDGRSARTVVHADKLASLTVPRTADHETRLTLPEAGVTITGVYGSDPEALQRLLRGTRLSGRWTAAPAKPDVRRMATGVPTAPAEGTAPSGGPVPPKAPVADESPPSSQGTALERSWVRGKGFDTCTAPSLATMRAWRPSFKVTNIYIGGAARGCAQPNLTASWVRQVRAMGYRLTATYVGLQAPCGSRPQRFTARSAAWQGTQAAADAARRARALGIPASKPLYYDMEAYDHKKSACRAAVLRFVDNWVDRLKTEGYKPCLYSSSKSGIRDVGRSSISKPSCVWFANWDRRASVYGDPFLPDAWWSPHRRVKQYRGGHRETHGGVTLNIDSDVVDGRVY comes from the coding sequence ATGCGCCATGCCGTCCTGTTCAGTGTGTCGTCCGGGGCGGCGGCCGTCGCCGCCGCCCTCACCGTCGCCGGGACGGCCCCCGCGCGGCTCGCGCCCCACCAGGCCGCCTCGCTCGCCCTGAGCGGGACGGCCGGGAGCGCTGAGGGCCCGCACGGCCGCGTGGTCGAGTACCGGGGGCTGCGCGTCCCCGTTCCGGCCGGCTGGGAGGTCCACCGGCTCGACCGGCACCCGACCCGGTGCGTCCGCTACGACCGGCACGCCGTCTACCTCGGCCGCCCCGGCCCGCAGCCGGACTGCCCGGCGCGCGCCGTCGGCCGCACCGAGGCCGTCCACATCCAGCCCGCCGGGGACGGGCGGAGCGCGCGGACCGTCGTGCACGCAGACAAGCTCGCCTCGCTGACCGTGCCGCGGACCGCCGACCACGAGACGCGGCTCACCCTGCCCGAGGCCGGAGTCACGATCACCGGGGTGTACGGCAGTGACCCGGAGGCGCTCCAGCGGCTGCTGCGCGGCACCCGGCTGTCCGGCCGGTGGACCGCCGCGCCGGCCAAGCCGGACGTCCGCCGGATGGCGACCGGCGTGCCCACGGCGCCGGCCGAGGGGACGGCCCCCAGCGGAGGCCCGGTGCCGCCCAAGGCGCCGGTGGCCGACGAGAGTCCGCCCTCCAGCCAGGGGACCGCTCTGGAGCGCTCCTGGGTGCGCGGCAAGGGCTTCGACACCTGCACCGCCCCGTCCCTGGCGACCATGAGGGCCTGGCGGCCCTCGTTCAAGGTCACCAACATCTACATCGGCGGAGCGGCGCGGGGATGCGCCCAGCCGAACCTCACCGCGTCGTGGGTGAGGCAGGTGCGGGCCATGGGCTACCGCCTCACCGCCACCTACGTGGGCCTCCAGGCGCCGTGCGGCAGCCGCCCCCAGCGCTTCACCGCCAGGAGCGCCGCCTGGCAGGGCACCCAGGCGGCCGCGGACGCCGCCCGAAGGGCCAGGGCGCTCGGCATCCCGGCGAGCAAGCCGCTCTACTACGACATGGAGGCCTACGACCACAAGAAGAGCGCCTGCCGGGCCGCCGTCCTGCGGTTCGTCGACAACTGGGTCGACCGGCTGAAGACCGAGGGCTACAAGCCGTGCCTCTACAGCAGCTCCAAGTCCGGGATCCGCGACGTGGGCCGGTCCTCGATCAGCAAGCCCTCCTGCGTCTGGTTCGCCAACTGGGACCGCCGGGCCAGCGTGTACGGGGACCCGTTCCTGCCGGACGCCTGGTGGTCGCCGCACCGCCGGGTCAAGCAGTACCGCGGCGGCCATCGGGAGACGCACGGCGGGGTCACCCTGAACATCGACAGCGATGTCGTCGACGGGCGCGTTTACTAG
- a CDS encoding M4 family metallopeptidase: protein MTRRAFTSRRITLLASATLLASAATALPASARQPASPPGPRAAAEHALRALTGRAAEVRGGDGQAFQVVRVGIDRDGTSHTRMTRTYNGLPVLGGDIVVHETAAGTWRGTSLTLAKAPADSSPEVSAKTAQKRAVTKSRKADGSPALVVESRTADHAPRLAWRVQTVGKKADGTPSRVFTSVDAATGKVLLSEETILTEAGDGKSLYTGTVPLQTTLSGSTYQLKDPTRGNTYTGDAQNDTDLCFLSWCFHRAPATLFTDADNHWGSGTTSDRATVAVDAQFGTNETWDFYKNVFGRTGIAGDGKGSYNRVHYGSGYANAFWDDSCFCMTYGDGDGSQLGPLTSLDVAAHEMSHGVTSTTANLTYSGESGGLNEATSDIMAAAVEFYANNSGDVGDYLVGEEVVLPGFGKPALRFMDKPSKDGSSADSWSTSTKNLDVHYSSGVANHFYYLLSEGSGAKTINGVSYNSPTSNGSTITGIGRDAATKIWYRALTTYMTSSTNYAGARTATLNAAKDLYGAGSTQYNTVAAAWSAVNVN from the coding sequence ATGACAAGACGGGCGTTCACCAGCCGAAGGATCACGCTCCTGGCCTCGGCGACGCTGCTCGCGTCGGCCGCCACCGCGCTCCCCGCCTCCGCGCGGCAGCCGGCGTCCCCACCGGGCCCGCGCGCCGCCGCCGAGCACGCGCTCCGGGCGCTGACCGGCCGCGCCGCCGAGGTCCGCGGCGGCGACGGGCAGGCGTTCCAGGTCGTCAGGGTCGGCATCGACCGCGACGGCACCTCGCACACCCGCATGACCCGCACCTACAACGGCCTCCCCGTCCTGGGCGGCGACATCGTCGTCCACGAGACGGCGGCCGGCACGTGGCGCGGCACCAGCCTCACCCTCGCCAAGGCGCCGGCGGACTCCAGCCCCGAGGTCTCCGCCAAGACCGCCCAGAAGCGCGCCGTCACCAAGAGCCGCAAGGCCGACGGCTCCCCCGCGCTCGTCGTGGAGTCCCGTACCGCCGACCACGCGCCCCGCCTCGCCTGGCGCGTCCAGACCGTCGGCAAGAAGGCCGACGGGACGCCCAGCCGCGTCTTCACCTCGGTGGACGCCGCGACCGGCAAGGTGCTGCTGAGCGAGGAGACGATCCTCACCGAGGCGGGCGACGGCAAGTCCCTCTACACCGGCACGGTCCCCCTCCAGACGACGCTGTCCGGCAGCACCTACCAGCTGAAGGACCCGACGCGCGGCAACACCTACACCGGCGACGCCCAGAACGACACCGACCTCTGCTTCCTCAGCTGGTGCTTCCACCGCGCCCCCGCCACGCTGTTCACCGACGCCGACAACCACTGGGGCAGCGGCACCACGTCCGACCGCGCCACCGTCGCCGTCGACGCCCAGTTCGGCACCAACGAGACCTGGGACTTCTACAAGAACGTCTTCGGCCGCACGGGCATCGCGGGCGACGGCAAGGGGTCCTATAACCGCGTCCACTACGGCAGCGGCTACGCCAACGCCTTCTGGGACGACTCGTGCTTCTGCATGACCTACGGCGACGGCGACGGCAGCCAGCTCGGCCCCCTCACGTCCCTGGACGTGGCCGCCCACGAGATGAGCCACGGCGTCACCAGCACCACCGCGAACCTCACCTACAGCGGGGAGTCCGGCGGGCTGAACGAGGCGACGTCCGACATCATGGCCGCCGCCGTCGAGTTCTACGCGAACAACTCGGGTGACGTCGGCGACTACCTGGTGGGCGAGGAGGTCGTCCTGCCCGGCTTCGGCAAGCCCGCGCTGCGCTTCATGGACAAGCCCAGCAAGGACGGCAGCTCCGCCGACTCCTGGTCGACCAGCACCAAGAACCTCGACGTGCACTACTCCTCGGGCGTCGCCAACCACTTCTACTACCTGCTGTCCGAGGGCAGCGGCGCGAAGACGATCAACGGCGTCTCCTACAACAGCCCCACGTCCAACGGCTCCACGATCACCGGCATCGGCCGGGACGCCGCCACGAAGATCTGGTACCGGGCGCTGACCACGTACATGACGTCCTCGACCAACTACGCGGGAGCGCGCACCGCGACGCTGAACGCGGCCAAGGACCTCTACGGCGCGGGCAGCACGCAGTACAACACCGTCGCCGCGGCCTGGTCCGCGGTGAACGTCAACTAG
- a CDS encoding metal ABC transporter ATP-binding protein produces the protein MNDTTAPPLAMTGGLVRRDGRAVLAGVDLRVEAGDVLAVLGPNGAGKSTLVKALLGLVPLAAGRTEIFGEPPARFRDWRRVGYVPQRLPMGGGVPATVREIVASGRVARRSRWRPAPLADRAADRAAVDRALETVGLAGRARDSAHLLSGGQQQRVLIARALAGEPDVFVMDEPTAGVDAGSQAALASALAALARAGRTVVLVAHELGPMEPLVTRTVELGHGRVVRETARQTLERPA, from the coding sequence ATGAACGACACCACCGCCCCGCCGCTGGCGATGACCGGCGGCCTCGTCCGGCGGGACGGCCGCGCGGTGCTCGCGGGCGTCGACCTGCGGGTGGAGGCCGGCGACGTGCTCGCCGTCCTCGGCCCGAACGGGGCGGGCAAGTCCACGCTCGTCAAGGCGCTGCTCGGGCTCGTCCCGCTGGCCGCCGGCCGGACGGAGATCTTCGGCGAGCCGCCCGCGCGGTTCCGCGACTGGAGGCGCGTCGGGTACGTGCCGCAGCGGCTGCCGATGGGCGGCGGCGTCCCGGCGACGGTCCGCGAGATCGTGGCGTCCGGCCGGGTGGCCCGGCGGTCGCGCTGGCGGCCCGCGCCGCTCGCCGACCGGGCGGCCGACCGCGCCGCCGTCGACCGCGCCCTGGAGACGGTCGGGCTCGCCGGGCGGGCCCGCGACTCGGCGCACCTGCTGTCGGGCGGCCAGCAGCAGCGGGTGCTGATCGCCCGCGCCCTCGCCGGCGAACCCGACGTGTTCGTGATGGACGAGCCGACCGCCGGCGTGGACGCCGGCAGCCAGGCGGCGCTCGCGTCGGCCCTCGCCGCGCTGGCCCGAGCCGGTCGCACGGTCGTCCTCGTCGCGCACGAGCTCGGGCCGATGGAGCCGCTCGTCACCCGCACGGTCGAGCTCGGGCACGGCCGCGTCGTCCGCGAGACCGCCCGGCAGACTCTCGAAAGGCCCGCGTGA
- the recO gene encoding DNA repair protein RecO yields the protein MTLYRDEGIVLRTQKLGEADRIVTVLTRRTGRIRAAAKGVRKTRSRFGARLEPFTHVDLQLYERRSLDLITQAETLRPYGEALVTDYPRYTAGTAMLETAEKLTSEEGEPALRQFLLLVGGLRTLAERAHDPRLVLDAYLLRSLSVAGWAPALDECCRCGNRGGLRGFAIAAGGAVCAGCRQPGAASPAPPTFALMLALLRGDWEYADGSEQRHRMETSGLVAAYLQWHLEHGIRSLRHVERETRDDDTDRERV from the coding sequence GTGACCCTGTACCGCGACGAAGGCATCGTCCTGCGCACCCAGAAGCTGGGCGAGGCCGATCGCATCGTCACGGTGCTGACCCGGCGGACCGGCCGGATCCGGGCCGCGGCGAAGGGGGTCCGCAAGACCAGGTCCCGGTTCGGCGCGCGGCTGGAGCCGTTCACGCACGTGGACCTGCAACTGTACGAACGGCGCTCCCTCGACCTGATCACGCAGGCCGAGACCCTGCGCCCGTACGGGGAGGCCCTGGTCACCGACTACCCCCGCTACACGGCGGGGACGGCGATGCTGGAGACCGCGGAGAAGCTCACCAGCGAGGAGGGCGAGCCCGCGCTGCGGCAGTTCCTGCTGCTGGTCGGCGGGCTGCGCACGCTCGCCGAGCGCGCCCACGACCCCCGGCTCGTCCTGGACGCCTACCTGCTGCGCTCGCTGTCGGTCGCCGGCTGGGCGCCCGCGCTCGACGAGTGCTGCCGGTGCGGCAACCGCGGCGGCCTGCGCGGGTTCGCCATCGCGGCGGGCGGCGCCGTGTGCGCCGGCTGCCGCCAGCCGGGCGCCGCGAGCCCCGCGCCGCCGACGTTCGCGCTGATGCTGGCGCTGCTGCGCGGCGACTGGGAGTACGCCGACGGCAGCGAGCAGCGCCACCGGATGGAGACCAGCGGCCTGGTGGCCGCCTACCTGCAGTGGCATCTGGAGCACGGGATCCGTTCCCTGCGCCATGTGGAGCGCGAGACGCGCGACGACGACACCGATAGGGAGAGAGTTTGA